The following coding sequences lie in one Bacteroidota bacterium genomic window:
- a CDS encoding cell division protein FtsX, translated as MVAIDEEKFNKRRLAGSYITSVISIWLVLFVLGLFGLILINAATLSQLIRENIGLEVIIKKGVNEATILQYQKMLESEPFVKSARYIPREEATRLLAEDLGEDFVKWLGDADNPLLPSIELKFKSEWANNDSLEVISRKIMRNPDIKEVYYQKSLVDMINENFKRISLLLLGFGSLLLIIAIILIHNTIRLSIYAKRFIIRSMQLVGATEGFIHRPFFFRALLQGIISAILAILLLALVLYAALSSIPELLLIYNPTQVGILFGAMLLTGILLTTLSTWLALRRYLRVKTDKLFI; from the coding sequence ATGGTGGCAATTGACGAGGAAAAATTCAACAAACGCAGGCTGGCCGGCAGCTACATCACCTCGGTGATCAGCATCTGGCTTGTGCTTTTCGTGCTCGGTCTGTTTGGCCTCATCCTGATCAATGCAGCCACACTCTCGCAGCTCATTCGCGAAAACATCGGGCTGGAAGTGATCATAAAAAAAGGTGTGAACGAAGCCACCATACTGCAATATCAGAAAATGCTTGAATCTGAGCCTTTTGTTAAATCGGCCAGATACATCCCGCGCGAAGAAGCAACCCGACTGCTGGCCGAAGACCTGGGCGAAGACTTTGTCAAATGGCTGGGAGATGCTGACAATCCGCTGCTGCCCTCCATCGAACTCAAGTTTAAATCAGAATGGGCCAACAACGACAGCCTCGAAGTCATCAGTCGCAAAATCATGCGCAATCCTGACATCAAGGAAGTGTATTACCAAAAATCGCTGGTCGATATGATCAACGAAAATTTCAAACGCATCAGCCTGTTGCTGCTGGGCTTCGGGAGTTTATTGTTAATTATTGCCATCATTTTGATACACAATACCATTCGCCTCTCGATCTATGCCAAAAGGTTCATCATCCGCAGCATGCAGCTTGTTGGCGCCACCGAGGGTTTCATCCATCGTCCGTTCTTTTTCAGGGCCTTGCTGCAAGGTATCATAAGCGCCATCCTGGCCATCCTATTGCTCGCCCTGGTGCTGTATGCCGCACTGAGCAGCATTCCTGAATTGCTTTTGATTTACAACCCGACTCAGGTGGGCATCCTGTTTGGGGCGATGCTGCTCACCGGTATTCTGCTTACCACCCTGTCCACCTGGCTTGCCCTTCGCCGCTACCTGCGCGTTAAAACCGACAAACTCTTCATCTGA
- a CDS encoding DUF3098 domain-containing protein: MSAKKPTVTPKNEPSNDQFAFTRENYKWVLIGLAFIILGFILMIGGGSKDPNEFSEGIFSFRRMTLAPILVLAGYAIEIYAIMKKD, encoded by the coding sequence ATGTCCGCAAAAAAACCGACAGTTACCCCGAAAAACGAACCATCCAACGACCAGTTTGCATTCACACGCGAAAATTACAAGTGGGTGCTTATCGGATTGGCGTTCATTATATTGGGATTTATCCTCATGATAGGTGGCGGCTCGAAAGACCCTAACGAATTCAGCGAAGGCATCTTTAGTTTCAGGCGCATGACCCTTGCCCCCATTCTGGTGCTGGCCGGCTATGCCATCGAGATTTACGCCATCATGAAGAAAGACTGA
- a CDS encoding undecaprenyl-diphosphate phosphatase: protein MSLFEAIVIAIVEGLTEFLPVSSTGHMIITQELLGMEINDFVKAFTVNIQFGAILSVVVLYWKRFFQSFDFYLKLFVAFLPAAVIGFLASDLIDQLLENVVVVAVMLVLGGIVLVFVDRWFKNPSPNQDITYEKALKIGFFQVISMIPGVSRSAATIIGGMTQKLDRKHAAEFSFFLAVPTMFAASGYKLLQNYQHISSQDIDILIIGNIVAFVVAMIAIKTFISLLTRYGFKWFGYYRIVVGLTILIMLAMGYELSMI from the coding sequence ATGAGTTTGTTCGAAGCCATTGTCATTGCCATCGTCGAGGGGCTCACCGAATTTTTGCCGGTTTCGTCCACAGGTCACATGATCATCACTCAGGAATTGCTGGGTATGGAGATCAACGACTTTGTAAAAGCCTTCACCGTCAACATTCAGTTTGGAGCCATCCTGAGTGTGGTGGTACTTTACTGGAAACGTTTTTTTCAGTCGTTCGATTTTTATCTGAAACTTTTTGTGGCTTTTCTGCCCGCAGCAGTCATCGGTTTTCTTGCCAGCGACCTGATTGACCAGCTGCTCGAAAACGTGGTGGTAGTGGCCGTGATGCTTGTGCTGGGCGGCATCGTCCTGGTGTTTGTGGATCGTTGGTTTAAAAATCCCTCACCCAATCAGGACATCACCTATGAGAAAGCGCTCAAGATTGGTTTTTTTCAGGTCATTTCCATGATTCCGGGGGTGTCGCGCTCGGCAGCTACCATCATTGGCGGTATGACACAAAAGCTCGATCGCAAGCATGCTGCAGAGTTCTCTTTTTTTCTTGCAGTGCCCACCATGTTTGCCGCATCGGGCTACAAGCTCCTTCAGAATTATCAGCACATCAGCAGCCAGGATATTGATATTCTGATCATTGGCAATATTGTTGCTTTTGTTGTGGCCATGATTGCCATCAAAACATTCATCAGCCTGCTCACCCGCTACGGATTCAAATGGTTTGGCTACTACCGCATAGTGGTCGGCCTGACCATTCTGATCATGCTGGCCATGGGATATGAACTGAGTATGATTTAA
- the truB gene encoding tRNA pseudouridine(55) synthase TruB, whose translation MTHDFEAGRLLLIDKPAGWTSFDVVNFIRIQIRRSLQIPRLKVGHAGTLDPLATGLLLVCTGKFTRQIQQLQDQDKEYTGTIRIGMTTPSYDLETAPDSTQPWAHIRVEDIEAVLPSFTGNLMQVPPVYSAIKVDGKRAFDMARRKRELKLEARPVVIHAFVITDIRLPEIDFRVRCSKGTYIRSLAHDFGQALGTGAVLTSLRRTAIGQYTVDEAISPEQFRLHLESATG comes from the coding sequence ATGACACACGACTTTGAAGCAGGCCGGTTGCTTTTGATCGACAAGCCTGCAGGCTGGACTTCGTTTGATGTTGTAAACTTTATTCGTATCCAGATTCGCCGCAGCCTGCAGATACCGCGGCTGAAAGTGGGACACGCAGGCACCCTCGATCCGCTGGCCACAGGTTTGCTACTGGTTTGCACAGGTAAGTTTACCCGGCAAATCCAACAGCTTCAGGATCAGGACAAAGAATATACGGGCACCATCCGGATCGGAATGACCACACCGTCGTACGACCTCGAAACCGCGCCCGACAGCACCCAGCCGTGGGCGCACATTCGAGTGGAAGATATCGAAGCTGTGCTGCCGTCATTCACCGGCAACCTCATGCAGGTGCCCCCGGTTTATTCCGCCATCAAGGTGGATGGAAAAAGGGCTTTCGACATGGCCCGCCGAAAGCGCGAGCTGAAGCTCGAAGCCCGGCCGGTGGTGATTCATGCCTTCGTGATTACCGACATCCGCCTTCCTGAAATTGACTTCCGGGTGCGCTGCAGCAAAGGCACTTACATCCGCAGCCTGGCACACGATTTTGGCCAGGCCCTGGGCACAGGGGCTGTACTGACCAGTCTCAGGCGCACTGCCATAGGGCAATACACTGTGGATGAAGCCATAAGCCCCGAACAGTTCAGGCTTCACCTGGAATCGGCCACAGGTTAA
- the queA gene encoding tRNA preQ1(34) S-adenosylmethionine ribosyltransferase-isomerase QueA, whose protein sequence is MKLSQFRYNLPSNLIASYPPKNRDESRLMVLNRKDQTIEHRIFKDIVEYFKDGDVFVLNNTKVFPARLYGEKEKTGAKIEVFLLRELNRESRLWDVLVDPARKIRIGNKLYFGENDDLVAEVIDNTTSRGRTLRFLFDGPYEEFKKTIYSLGETPLPKVHERPVEPLDAERYQTIFAKHEGAIAAPTAGLHFSRELLKRLELIGVNFAEITLHTGMGNFRPIEVEDLTKHKMDSEEMYIDEENAAKVNDAKARGNAIVAVGTTSMKALESAMTIPGRIKPFKGWTNKFIFPPYDFGVADAMVTNFHLPKSPMLMQVTAFGGYDFIMKAYKEAVNMKYRFFTYGDAMLIL, encoded by the coding sequence ATGAAACTATCTCAATTCAGGTACAACCTGCCCTCGAACCTTATTGCAAGCTACCCCCCAAAAAACCGCGACGAATCCAGGCTGATGGTGCTCAACCGCAAGGATCAGACCATAGAGCACAGGATTTTCAAAGACATCGTGGAGTATTTCAAAGACGGTGATGTGTTTGTGCTCAACAACACCAAGGTGTTTCCTGCCAGGCTGTATGGAGAAAAAGAAAAAACCGGAGCCAAGATCGAAGTTTTTCTGCTTCGTGAACTCAATCGCGAAAGCCGCCTCTGGGACGTGCTCGTTGACCCCGCACGCAAGATTCGCATTGGCAACAAGCTCTACTTTGGCGAGAACGACGACCTGGTGGCCGAGGTTATCGACAACACCACCTCACGTGGGCGCACCCTGAGGTTTTTGTTCGACGGACCGTACGAGGAGTTCAAGAAAACCATCTACTCCCTGGGCGAAACCCCGCTTCCCAAGGTGCACGAACGTCCGGTGGAACCACTGGATGCCGAGCGGTATCAGACCATCTTTGCCAAGCATGAAGGTGCAATAGCCGCCCCGACCGCAGGTTTGCATTTCAGCCGCGAGCTGCTCAAAAGGTTGGAGCTCATTGGTGTGAACTTTGCCGAAATCACCCTGCACACGGGCATGGGCAATTTCCGTCCCATCGAAGTGGAAGACCTTACCAAGCATAAAATGGACTCGGAAGAGATGTATATCGACGAGGAAAATGCCGCCAAGGTGAACGATGCCAAAGCACGCGGAAACGCCATCGTCGCTGTCGGAACCACCTCCATGAAGGCCCTCGAAAGTGCCATGACCATTCCCGGACGCATCAAGCCCTTCAAAGGCTGGACCAACAAATTCATCTTCCCGCCCTACGACTTTGGAGTGGCCGATGCCATGGTAACCAACTTCCACCTGCCCAAATCGCCCATGCTGATGCAGGTGACTGCCTTCGGAGGCTACGACTTCATCATGAAGGCCTATAAAGAAGCCGTGAACATGAAATATCGGTTTTTTACCTATGGC